GGCTGCACACTTTTAACAAATGACAGATTTGTCTCTTCGGTCACTTTGAAACTTCACTCAGATGCCGCAAGTACAAAAGGTTTTGCTTGCACTCATTTAACATCATGGACCTTTGGAGCCTTCCCCAATGAAGTTAAAGGGCACCACATAAACATTTTAGAACTGTACCCAATAGCTCTAGCTGTTTTCCTTTTTGGTCACCAATGGGAGAATAAGAATGTATGTTTTGTGTGTGATAAAACCCGGCAGTGGTATATTGCCTCAATAAACAGACTTCTAAGGATTCTACTATGATGAAACTGATCCGCATCATAGTTCTAAAGGCTTTAGAATGCAACTTCTGTTTTCAGTCATCCCACATACATACTTCCAAGAACACTATTTGTGACAAACTTTCCCGCTTTCAGGTAGACGAAGCTTTAAGCCTTGCACCTTTCCTGGACAAGGACCCAACAGCAATACCTCTAGAAATGTCACCATTGATGTTACTAAAGTGAGGGAACAGTTAATAGCCTCTTCCTTAGCCGCCACTACTAGAAAAACTTATGAACGGTTTTGGGAACGCTTCTCGAATTTTGTGAAAAACAATCACAGTTCTTCAAGCTGCTTTCCAGCAACGTCAGACGTTGTATCTTTGTTTATAGCTCACTTACACTCCTTACAGTTTGCCCCTTCGACTATTAGCAGTCATCTTTCTGCGATAACCTACTTTCACCTAGTTTCTGGTTTTGATGACCCTTGTAACACATTCATTATACGCCGCATGATACTTGGCTGTCGTAAATCACGTTACCAGAAAGATTCACGTCTTCCCCTTCTCAAGAAACAGGTAGACCTGTTATTAAACGCAACAAAGCATATTTTTAGGACAAACAGATTTCTACGGGTCCTATACCGGGCCATAATTCTTGTCACTTTCCATGGATTTTTCAGGATGGGAGAACTCCTCCTTCTAAACTGAGCAACTGTGGGAATGTCGTACAGTTTGGCCATGTTGCAATGGTATCGCCATCAATTAAATTACAACTTCACTGCCATAAAATGAGAAAGTCTGACAAacctgttaacataattatcccTCCACAAAAACGTTCTTGCCCAGTAGCTTCCTTGAAATCATACCTGTCCCTGAGAGGTTACTCAGATGGTCCTCTCTTTATCTCCTCAACAAATGAACCAATTACTCTGGCACGTTTTCGCAGTGTTTTCAACGAATTGCTAACATTCTCCAAGTTATCAACTAAACTGTACAAACTCCATAGCTTCAGAATAGGGGCTTGTACCCAGGCAATCGTATCTGGTATCCCTGAGGCCGAAGTTATGAAAATGGGCCGTTGGAAATCTCATGCTTTCAGACGTTATATCAGAATACCAAATTTAAAAATGGCATCTAAGTGTCCTTCTAGGAAGTCAGAATGATATGCATAATAAAAGACATTGGAATATGTTTTCTAGTTctgcaaatttttaaaacagaataagCAAGCCCTGACGTTTTAGATATCCGTTGCTCACAGGAACTTTACCATATATACATAGGAACTGTAAACTGTTTTGATATGTGGCTAATACTTAACATAAAGTAAAACAGTGTAGACATTGGGGTGTGTCTACAATCTATCTTACAAAGTGCAAATATTAGTTTTGGAAATTTAACACTGTTGCCTGTTTAGTTTTGTAAATACTGTTAAACATAAACATTGTAGACATTGGGGTGTGTCTACGTTTATCTTGCTTAGTGTAAACATTGAACTGTGTAAGCTATAAACGTTGTTTACAACTCATTTTATGTATGTAATATTGAACATAAACCTTGTAGACATTGGGGTGTGTCTACGTTTTATCTTGCTTAGTGTAAACACTGAACTGTGTAAGCTGTAAACGTTGTTTACAACTCATTTTATGTATGTAATATTGAACATAAACAGTGTAGACATTGGGGTGTGTCTACATTCTGACAAGCATAATATAAACCGTGAGATGTTTTTTACATTATAACCATCCAACTCAGTGTAAACATTGGGGTGTGTCTACACTTTTAcacttacatgtacatttatgtgTGTACTATTCTGTCTACCATTTACTCTCTGTTCAGTAGACATTGGGGTGTGtctacatttttgttatttttattcatttttgttagtACTTTTATGATTTCTATTTTACTACACATCAGTTGTCGTAAgatcttttaaaaaagataatgtGTCAACCATTACATTTATTAGTGCAATATACAGCAGATATGCTCAGCTAATTATCATGCTTTTTTCTGGTCATTTAACTATTTTACATACACTTACTGTCGAAATACTTCGGTCCTTGTATGTTCTTAGATGTGTTTATGTTCCTAATCAACCTTTTTCCTTTACCTTGTAATCTTAAGCTGACACTGTTATAATATTATTAGCATACTTTTAAACAGGCGTATAATATCATTGTTTACATCACCACTTTTTGGTCGGCATGGGCATGTGGTTGTCGATTTACAAATTTTACGTATAAGGTAGTTCTGCTTTGTAAATATAACAGTTTGTACATACCCACAAAGTTTTTACTAGACTATGTTCATATACCTTATTTTGTTACGCCTTATAAGTTTGCGCTCCACTGCCTCTTTGGTTGGACTGGTTTAGGACTTTGCTTTGTCCTACTTTATGTCACAATTTTATAGCCATATAACTAATTCTGTACTACGTTTTGATAACTAAATAATATTACTTTCTAATAAAACGTCTGACATTGGTTAGATGTCAGACATTTTCAATCCACGTTTATCTTGTGTCTTTATTGTGACATAAATGAACTGCATCGGCAGGGGAGCGTAAATATAAAACCATACTTTATAGATTGAAATGATATAAAGTTGTTTATATTTGCCTTTTAGCTACTAATTTTTACATGTGTCCATAATAGCAGTGCATAGGGGTCTTATCACGTTATTGTTGTTACTTATCCTTTTCGGACCTTTTCCCCCTTTCATTATCTTTAGCCTCGTTTTGAGCGGAAAACATCGGAAAAAATACAGagaagtttttcttattttattttgtttttccacATACCACCCCACCACCCACCTTGCTCTGCTATTacgtttgttttgaaaatgtcgCTAAACAAGTTTTCTAGTCACAATGTCTTATTATAGTTATGCTTTCTTTTGTTGATCTGTTATATCTAGTCAATGCATTGGACTTTGCTTTGTCCTACTTTATGTCACAATTTTATAGCCATATAACTAATTCTGTACTACGTTTTGATAACTAAATAATATTACTTTCTAATAAAACGTCTGACATTGGTTAGATGTCAGACATTTTCAATCCACGTTTATCTTGTGTCTTTATTGTGACATAAATGAACTGCATCGGCAGGGGAGCGTAAATATAAAGGTTAGTTGCTAAGATAGAAATTAATCTACGATTTCAAATATTTGCACATGAGATAAAAATcccaaatttgtttattttgaatgtttcaGCGGGGAACTATTTTAGCATGCTTTGGTTGGTTATATATCAGGAAAAATTACCTGTCTTGAATAAGCACAGTAAAAACCAAATTTAGATAAAACACAGAAATGATCATCGGACAGATATACTTGTAAACTTACAGTAGTCCAGTCGCGGCCGGTATGGAAAGCACCACAATCAGAGGCGTTTACACAGTTATGGTGTAACAAATTGTACTCCATCAATATATCATTGCCCTAGTCATGACAGAAATGATATAATATCACAATAATGTTTCATATGTGTGTACTTGAAGGAAACAAATAaccaacatttatttaaaaatataaaattaataatatataaatactcTATTATGGTTTTCCATTCATACAGCAAGAGTTGAGTACTTTTTACTGTATTATtattctactatatatatatccTAACTGCATACAACGTACCATTATGATCATTTTCTACGCAAAAGGTGTCTCCGTGCACATGCGAGGTGTCTCTGTGAAAACTTACAACTGGTGGTTCTAAAGTGTACCAAGGTCCCCATCCGTTTGTCGGTGGGTCATCTGCCGATATTCTTTCATCattaaattcttgaaaaaaatcgCCATAAAGCATAAATTGTATCGGTCCGACTTAAACACCAACaaagcaaataataataataaaaaaacttacaAAGTAAAACACTGCAGTATACTGCCCAAAGTAAATGTGGTTATACCGAACCACGTGACCAACGCCATTAACACTAACACCATGATTGGAGGGTCTTTCTACTTCCACCtgtaaaagaaatttacaaatatcaaaCACTCTATTGTCTATTAATCAAAGATCCGTTgtaaattagaatttattttttgtataatttcgtTATACCCAAAcactttgatataaaaaaaacggTAATACACTCAAAGCAAACTAGGGGTCATCATTCTAATCTATATGTCTGACTGGACATAAAAAGTAAAAGGTAAAAGTAAGACTATTTGGAAATATTGAGGAAgacatttttacaagttttttttgtCTTCTATTACATTGAAAATATAACACATTCGTAAAATAAAACAGCatgaagattaaaaaaaaatatcgtatAGAAACAAACGTGACAGGGGAGCTGTTTCAAATTTCTGACCCATAGTGGTTTCTTTTGGATACTGTCGGAATAATTGTTATTTGTCATGTATCGATTTCGTGGTACATAAGTACATGTGGTGTTTGACTCCATGTGCATtctgtcattgctataattattttgCTGTCATTAATTATATTTGGTACTTAATAGTTGATTTGGGTTAATAACAGTCATAGCTGGATCCCAGTATTTTaggttgaacaccactaaatccagctgttctttatttcatataaaatccacttactttataacggtttttcgacattttctagcatatcagattttcagagacttaaacttcccataaagaactagatcgctactttagaaaaacaaaaagaaaaaggggtgttaacttttatataagaaaactacagttcgttaaatacaacccgctgaatatactacttttcgcttcttttaatttctcttttcgagacataaaattcttacgccgccatttttacctagcatgcgataggaacatgccgatttcaatagaatgcaaagagatacatactgaaacgcggtagggtaaaagtgagcacgttgctgtcgagaaaatgcactaggaaaggaaaaaagattagtactttttatatttggactacatgtgattagacctgcggaggcttacattctatttggtagtgatcagccttataATGCATTATTCTCTATTCAATAGTAAAAGGGAAAAATCATTTGTAATGGTTGTCTATCATATAACTATGTTAGattttggaccaatcagaaacaagctCTATACATAGCACCAATCAGAGCGCACTTCTGTAGACAGTACAGAACAGCTGGGTATAAATAGCAAAGGCAGACGGCGAAAGGACAGCCATTTCATTCTGTATCCGGCGATTGATGTtcacacatcgaggattcaacgaCTAAAcaatcccagtaccttgataagacAGCTATTGCAGCTACACTGTCAGTGCGgataaattgtttaaaagaagatatttgacttttatagACTACGTAGGTATATCAAGTTACAGATTAAATTAAGAAGACATAGGCTGGCCAGCTATGCTATAgaactcgtatgttgttgattcgaATACATTGTCTgatgggaacttcaacaaaaagaccagtcaattATAGTACCTCAAGCCTGTAGAatttttagctgaaaataattatatagatataGTTCCAGCTTAAGGGTTCAAGATGGACTTCGATAAATGGATAGCTACAGGTGAACGCATGGGGTTTCCAGGGTCAGAGCTCATAGAATCTGTGGATAGAAGAAAATAGAGTATACTAATATTGTGGGGCGTATGTAGTGATGAGATGAATATATGTCAGGATTTGAGGCGCAGG
This is a stretch of genomic DNA from Mercenaria mercenaria strain notata chromosome 4, MADL_Memer_1, whole genome shotgun sequence. It encodes these proteins:
- the LOC123551027 gene encoding uncharacterized protein LOC123551027 isoform X2, whose product is MPKIRPSEAKGGKRRKPKDADSRMARLIATALAKDKNTMQELKDLINKQETDDEDVQTQREDGRRSFKPCTFPGQGPNSNTSRNVTIDVTKVREQLIASSLAATTRKTYERFWERFSNFVKNNHSSSSCFPATSDVVSLFIAHLHSLQFAPSTISSHLSAITYFHLVSGFDDPCNTFIIRRMILGCRKSRYQKDSRLPLLKKQVDLLLNATKHIFRTNRFLRVLYRAIILVTFHGFFRMGELLLLN
- the LOC123551027 gene encoding uncharacterized protein LOC123551027 isoform X1, which gives rise to MPKIRPSEAKGGKRRKPKDADSRMARLIATALAKDKNTMQELKDLINKQETDDEDVQTQREDGTYVDQDDNTNVNLSGRRSFKPCTFPGQGPNSNTSRNVTIDVTKVREQLIASSLAATTRKTYERFWERFSNFVKNNHSSSSCFPATSDVVSLFIAHLHSLQFAPSTISSHLSAITYFHLVSGFDDPCNTFIIRRMILGCRKSRYQKDSRLPLLKKQVDLLLNATKHIFRTNRFLRVLYRAIILVTFHGFFRMGELLLLN